From one Acidibrevibacterium fodinaquatile genomic stretch:
- a CDS encoding helix-turn-helix domain-containing protein, with protein MIAPEEEASIAVRAFLDDGALWIAPAAANRRRRFQAPDIGPSEWTLIFDTETTIDAAQQLRFGCYQLRRGSDLDEAGIFYDPTSLSNADQALIAEYAAARRCKLMTTETFVGDIFYGVGYDLGAMIVGFNLPFDLSRLAIRHASARGRMMRGGFSFQLSPDKRQPQVQVKHLSRRAALIRFAAKRGQRTGRGMRRRGMRVAPRRGYFLDVKTLAAALTSRNFSLASLAEFLDLADRKQATEDHGGPLTKAYLDYAMQDVQTTWSCFEALRERYAHHRLGGTPVYRILSEAGLGKAYLREMGVKPWRETSRAMPSGLIGQIMSTYYGGRAEVRLRRVVRQIAYCDFLSMYPTVCTLMTLWRFVIADGTEQSDATAEVRNLLATASLDHLQRPEFWAGLPVIVQVRAEADLFPVRTRYAQEPNYTIGLNHLTSEQPLWFTLADCLAATLLSGKTPQVLQAIRFAPGPMQEGLKPVDIAGQATYRIDPASDDFYRRLIDLRSTLKNRMRGTKGIERGRLDAEQMAVKILANATSYGIFMELNAEELPKREVATCYGPDGAGKPVAIDQIETPGKFFHPLLATLITGAARLMLALAERLVQDAGLDWVFCDTDSLAVAKPEAMADGLFWTTVEAIRAWFTPLNPYAEKAPLLKLEDTNFSVDRRDEVEPLYAFAISAKRYALFNLDERGHPVLRKASAHGLGHLISSYRGSEARKVLPEPKAPLSEIGVERWQHDVWHCIVTAALDHRPDQVETTDLPGFASPAVSRYAATTPRLLAWFKRFNRNKPYREQVRPFGFLLAFQASRLIESAAAESAPTSPERMRDHARREKPLAPQAKAHLPKVVAPYDPDPANAACLAFNRETGAPVPRRQLKTYRQALLRYHLHPEAKFRHGDFTDRGPTERRHLRAGAIHLIGKEANRWEEQFFLGLDPEAQNEYGLAIADRERLLAAIREAITTIGMGKFATVTHWSRRHLCDILAGRKSLPDAELTKLAARARQVTANQSSATDILALIRQRCQEVGLRQFAKRIGIDDGHLSRILSGQRQPTGKLLARLRQASKDGYLNGLGVPNAPKPQPRREAAARQPIPNLPFTTP; from the coding sequence ATGATCGCGCCTGAGGAAGAGGCCTCCATCGCGGTGCGTGCTTTTCTCGATGATGGTGCGCTCTGGATCGCCCCGGCGGCGGCCAACCGCCGGCGGCGCTTCCAGGCGCCCGATATTGGCCCATCGGAATGGACACTGATCTTCGACACCGAGACCACTATCGATGCCGCGCAGCAATTGCGCTTCGGCTGTTATCAGCTCCGCCGTGGGTCTGATCTTGACGAGGCCGGTATCTTTTACGATCCAACCAGCTTGAGCAATGCCGACCAGGCACTCATTGCGGAATATGCGGCCGCTCGCAGGTGCAAACTGATGACCACCGAGACATTCGTTGGCGATATCTTCTACGGCGTCGGCTACGATCTCGGCGCGATGATCGTCGGCTTCAATCTGCCCTTTGATCTTTCGCGTCTCGCCATCCGCCATGCCTCGGCGCGTGGCCGGATGATGCGCGGCGGTTTTTCCTTTCAGCTCAGCCCTGACAAGCGACAACCACAGGTGCAGGTCAAACATCTCTCGCGCCGCGCCGCGCTGATCCGTTTTGCCGCCAAGCGCGGGCAAAGAACAGGGCGGGGCATGCGCCGGCGCGGGATGCGCGTGGCCCCTCGGCGTGGCTATTTCCTCGACGTGAAAACCCTCGCCGCGGCCCTCACCAGTCGGAATTTCAGCCTTGCCAGCCTTGCCGAATTCCTCGATCTCGCCGATCGTAAGCAGGCAACAGAGGATCATGGCGGTCCATTGACCAAAGCCTATCTCGACTACGCGATGCAAGACGTACAAACAACCTGGTCATGCTTTGAGGCTTTGCGCGAGCGCTATGCGCACCATCGTCTTGGCGGCACACCAGTCTATCGCATCCTGAGCGAGGCCGGGCTCGGCAAGGCCTATCTCCGGGAGATGGGTGTCAAGCCGTGGCGGGAGACATCCCGCGCGATGCCGTCGGGTTTGATCGGCCAGATCATGAGCACCTATTACGGCGGCCGGGCCGAGGTGCGCCTTCGCCGCGTCGTTCGCCAGATCGCCTATTGTGATTTTCTCTCGATGTATCCGACCGTTTGCACGCTGATGACTCTCTGGCGCTTCGTCATCGCCGATGGCACCGAGCAGAGTGACGCGACGGCGGAGGTGCGTAACCTGCTCGCCACGGCGTCGCTCGATCACTTGCAACGCCCGGAATTCTGGGCCGGCTTACCCGTGATCGTGCAAGTGCGGGCCGAGGCCGATCTCTTTCCGGTGCGCACCCGCTACGCGCAGGAGCCGAACTACACCATCGGCCTCAATCATCTGACCAGCGAGCAACCGCTCTGGTTCACGCTCGCCGACTGCCTCGCCGCGACGCTGCTATCGGGCAAGACGCCACAAGTGCTCCAGGCTATCCGCTTCGCGCCGGGCCCTATGCAGGAGGGCCTGAAGCCCGTCGATATCGCCGGGCAAGCCACCTATCGAATCGATCCGGCCAGTGATGACTTCTACCGCCGGCTGATCGATCTCCGCTCCACCCTCAAGAATCGCATGCGCGGCACCAAAGGCATCGAACGCGGCCGTCTCGACGCCGAGCAGATGGCGGTGAAAATCCTGGCCAACGCCACGAGCTATGGCATCTTCATGGAGTTGAATGCGGAGGAACTGCCCAAGCGTGAGGTAGCAACCTGCTACGGTCCCGATGGTGCCGGCAAGCCAGTTGCCATCGATCAGATCGAGACGCCCGGAAAATTCTTTCACCCGCTGTTGGCAACCCTGATCACCGGCGCCGCCCGGCTGATGCTCGCCCTCGCTGAGCGCCTCGTGCAAGACGCCGGGCTCGATTGGGTATTCTGCGATACCGATAGCCTTGCCGTCGCCAAACCCGAGGCGATGGCGGACGGCCTATTCTGGACGACGGTCGAGGCGATCCGGGCATGGTTCACGCCGCTCAACCCCTATGCGGAAAAAGCGCCCCTGCTCAAGCTGGAGGATACCAATTTTTCCGTTGATCGGCGTGACGAGGTCGAACCGCTTTACGCATTCGCCATCTCCGCCAAACGCTACGCCTTGTTCAACCTTGATGAACGCGGCCACCCCGTTCTACGCAAGGCGTCTGCCCATGGCCTCGGCCATCTCATTTCATCCTACCGCGGCAGCGAGGCGCGGAAAGTTCTTCCCGAGCCCAAAGCGCCGCTTTCGGAAATTGGTGTCGAGCGCTGGCAGCATGATGTCTGGCACTGCATCGTAACCGCAGCCCTCGATCATCGCCCCGACCAGGTCGAAACCACTGATCTGCCCGGCTTCGCCAGCCCTGCGGTCAGCCGCTACGCAGCCACCACCCCGCGCCTTCTCGCATGGTTTAAGCGCTTCAACCGCAACAAACCCTACCGCGAGCAGGTTCGGCCCTTCGGCTTCCTGCTTGCCTTCCAGGCCAGCCGATTGATAGAGAGCGCCGCCGCTGAGAGCGCTCCGACCTCACCGGAGCGGATGCGCGATCATGCGCGACGGGAAAAGCCGCTCGCTCCGCAAGCGAAGGCACACCTCCCGAAGGTGGTCGCACCCTATGATCCAGACCCGGCCAACGCCGCGTGCCTTGCCTTCAACCGCGAAACCGGCGCGCCGGTGCCACGCCGTCAGCTCAAGACCTACCGGCAAGCGTTGCTCCGCTATCATCTCCACCCCGAAGCAAAATTCCGCCACGGCGACTTTACCGATCGCGGCCCAACCGAACGGCGGCATCTCCGGGCGGGGGCAATCCATCTGATCGGCAAGGAGGCCAATCGCTGGGAAGAACAATTCTTCCTTGGCCTCGATCCGGAAGCCCAAAACGAATACGGCCTCGCCATCGCCGATCGCGAGCGCCTGCTCGCCGCTATCCGGGAGGCCATCACAACCATCGGCATGGGGAAATTCGCCACCGTCACGCATTGGTCGCGGCGCCATCTCTGCGACATCCTTGCCGGGCGGAAATCATTGCCGGATGCCGAACTCACCAAGCTCGCGGCCCGCGCCCGTCAGGTCACAGCAAACCAATCATCCGCCACGGACATCCTAGCGCTCATCCGTCAACGCTGCCAGGAAGTCGGCCTGCGCCAGTTCGCCAAACGCATCGGCATAGATGACGGGCATCTCTCGCGTATATTGTCCGGCCAGCGTCAACCCACCGGAAAGCTTCTTGCTCGGCTGAGACAAGCAAGCAAAGATGGCTATCTCAATGGCCTCGG